A window of the Gossypium arboreum isolate Shixiya-1 chromosome 2, ASM2569848v2, whole genome shotgun sequence genome harbors these coding sequences:
- the LOC108466460 gene encoding probable trehalose-phosphate phosphatase J has translation MVSFIEERPKNIAAGQNMVSDPKSAQKPPAPPGFISISRKKLLQNLEINAGARVNSWVDSMRASSPTHMKSAPSTADDQGSWNLNHPSALDMFEQIIDASKGKQIVMFLDYDGTLSPIVADPDRAFMSKKMRKTVRKLAKCFPTAIVSGRCRDKVYNFVKLAELYYAGSHGMDIKGPEKCSKSNKDTESVLFQPASEFLPMIDEVYTQLVETTKSTPGAKVENNKFCLSVHFRCVDEKKWSELAQQVKSVLKDYPKLRLTQGRKVLEIRPTIKWDKGKALEFLLESLGFANCTDVFPVYIGDDRTDEDAFKILRDRGQGFGILVSKFPKDTNASYSLQEPDEVMDFLRRLVEWKELSLRTQSRM, from the exons ATGG TGAGTTTCATTGAAGAAAGACCAAAGAACATCGCCGCCGGTCAAAACATGGTCTCTGATCCAAAATCAGCACAGAAACCACCGGCACCACCTGGTTTTATCTCCATTTCCAGAAAGAAATTGCTTCAAAACCTTGAAATCAATGCCGGAGCCAGAGTTAATTCATGGGTCGATTCCATGAGAGCTTCTTCTCCAACTCATATGAAATCAGCACCGTCCACTGCTGATGATCAAGGTTCCTGGAAT CTAAACCATCCATCAGCACTAGATATGTTCGAACAGATAATCGATGCATCAAAAGGGAAACAAATCGTAATGTTTCTTGATTACGATGGCACTCTTTCACCAATCGTAGCCGATCCAGATCGGGCTTTCATGTCTAAGAAG ATGAGAAAGACAGTGAGAAAGCTAGCCAAATGTTTCCCTACAGCTATAGTGAGTGGCAGATGCAGGGACAAGGTGTATAATTTTGTCAAATTAGCTGAGCTATACTATGCTGGAAGCCATGGCATGGACATTAAAGGCCCTGAAAAATGTTCCAAATCTAACAAA GATACTGAATCTGTTCTTTTCCAACCAGCTAGTGAATTTCTTCCCATGATTGATGAGGTTTATACACAGTTGGTTGAAACTACAAAATCAACACCAGGTGCTAAAGTGGAGAACAACAAGTTTTGTCTCTCAGTACACTTTCGTTGTGTTGATGAAAAG AAATGGAGTGAATTGGCACAACAAGTGAAGTCTGTTTTAAAAGACTACCCCAAGCTTCGGCTAACTCAAGGCCGAAAG GTTTTGGAAATCCGTCCTACAATAAAATGGGACAAAGGGAAAGCCCTTGAATTTTTGTTAGAATCTCTTG GATTTGCTAACTGTACCGATGTCTTTCCCGTTTATATCGGAGATGATCGGACCGATGAAGATGCATTCAAG ATATTGAGGGACAGAGGCCAAGGTTTTGGTATTCTTGTATCCAAGTTCCCCAAGGACACCAATGCATCCTATTCATTACAAGAACCAGATGAG GTCATGGACTTTTTACGACGTCTGGTTGAATGGAAAGAATTATCTTTAAGAACTCAGTCGAGAATGTAG